The DNA segment TACTTCGACTTCGACAGCTACGTCGTGAAGCCCGAATACCAGTCGCTCATCGAGCAGCACGCCCGGTTCATCAAGGCCAGCCAGGGCCGCAAGGTCATGATCGAAGGCCACACCGACGACCGTGGCGGCCGCGAATACAACCTGGCCCTCGGCCAGAAGCGTGCCGAGGCCGTGCGCCGCGCACTGGGCCTGCTGGGCGTGCCCGATGGCCAGATGGAAGCCGTGAGCTTCGGCAAGGAAAAGCCTGCGGTGCAAGGCAACACGGAAGACGCCTTCTCGCAGAACCGCCGCGTTGAACTGTCCTACCGTTGATGGCCATTCCCACCGTGCAGCAGCGGACGCGTGAGCGCGTCCGCAAGGCGGCGGCGCTCGCCGCGCTGTCGCTGGCGGCCGGCTTCGGTGCCACGGCCAGCCATGCCGCGCTCTTCGAGGACGACGAGGCCCGCCGCGCCATCCTCGAATTGCGCCAGCGCGTCGATGCGCTCCAGCAGCAACTGGGCGGCGACCAGCGCCGCAGCTCGGACGAAACGTCCCAGATGCGCCGCAGCCTCATCGACCTGCAATCGCAGATCGAAACCCTGCGCTCCGAGCAGGCCAGCCTGCGCGGCCAGAACGAGCAACTGCAGCGCGACGTGGCCGACCTGCAACGCCGGCAGAAGGACATCGCCCAGGGCGTGGACGAACGCCTCAAGCAGTTCGAGCCGGCCAAGGTGACCATGGACGGCCAGGAATTCCAGGCCGATCCTGCGGAAAAGCGCGACTTCGAAGCCGCGCTGGCCGTGTTCCGCTCGGGCAAGTTCCCTGATGCCGTGTCCGCCTTCGGCAACTTCCTGCGCCAGTACCCCCGCAGCGGCTACATGCCCTCGGCCCGGTTCTGGCTGGGCAACGCCCAGTACGCCACGCGCGACTACAAGGAAGCGATCAACAACTTCAAGGCCCTGCTGGCCGCGTCGCCCGACCATGCGCGCGCGCCGGAAGCCGCCCTGTCGATCGCCAACTGCCAGATCGAGCTGAAGGACACGCGCGCTGCGCGCAAGACGCTGGAAGACCTGCTGCGCGCCTATCCGCAGTCCGAAGCCGCTGCCGCGGCCAAGGAACGCCTCGCGCGGCTCAAGTGAGCACGCCGGTGCAGCAGCATGTGCTGGGGGAGCCGCCCGAGACGGCGCAGCCCTCCGCGCTCCCTCCCCCGGGCCCCGGCCCGGGGGAGCACAATACCTTTCCCCTCGATGCCGACCTGGCCCGCCGCTTCGCTGGCCTGGAGCGCCTCTATGGCGTGGAGGGGGCTGCCCGCATCCGCGCGGCCCATGTGGCCGTGATCGGCGTGGGCGGTGTCGGCTCCTGGGCCGTCGAGGCCCTGGCCCGCAGCGGGGTGGGGCGGCTCACGCTCATCGACCTCGACAACGTGGCGGAATCCAACGTGAACCGCCAGATCCACGCCCTGTCCACCACCGTGGGGCAGGCCAAGGTGGAGGCCATGCGCGACCGCATCGCGCTCATCCATCCGGGCTGCGAGGTCCACTGCATCGAGGAATTCGTCGAGCCCGGCAACTGGCCCGCCATCCTGCCCGAGGGCGTGGATGCGGTGATCGACGCGTGCGACCAGGTCCACGCCAAGACCGCCATGGCCGCCTGGGCCCTGAGGCTGCGCCGCGGCCACCACCGCTTCATCAGCGTGGGTGCGGCGGGCGGCAAGCGCCTGGCCCACAAGGTGGACATCGACGATCTGTCCCGGACCACGCACGACCCCTTGCTGGCGCAGCTGCGCTATCGCCTGCGCAAGCAGCACGGCGCCGCACGCGAGGGGCGCCGCATCGGCATCACCTGCGTGTTCAGCCGCGAGGCCGTGGCCCCGCCGCATGCTTCCTGCGCGATGGAGACTGGTGCCGACGGCACCCTGAATTGCCACGGCTACGGCTCGGTGGTGTCGGTTACCGCCACCTTCGGCCAGTGTGCCGCCGGCTGGGTGCTCGACCGGCTCGCGGAATCTGGTTCGGGCCCCAAAGTGGCGCTATAATTTGAGTCTTTGCTGTTGCGGCTTCCGGGCCGTGGCAGCAATGTTGGGACGTTAGCTCAGTTGGTAGAGCAGCGGACTTTTAATCCGTTGGTCACAAGTTCGAATCTTGTACGTCCTACCAGGAAAATCCAGGAAACCCTGCTATGCACAACGTAGCAGGGTTTTTTCTGTTGCTGGTAGCAATCCATCGGCAATTTTTTAAAGCGTGGCGTCGGGGTAGGGCCCAAGCGCCCAAAAGACATCACGTGGCCTCAGTCAAGGGGATCTTTTGCGTGGGACATCGGTCATGTCCACGAGGGACTCCAAGGAAACCACGGACGACCCATCCCGCCGAGGCAACAAGAATCCAACCAACGACAAGTCCTCTGACGAGGAACTGGCTAGCCTCTCAACCTCGCTGAAGGCGGCTCGCTATCTGACATTCGTCGCATCAATCGCAAGCTCCGAGCTCAAAACGAGTCTATCCACCACCCCTGTCTTCAGGGCGTCGCCCATCAACCACATTCCGCCAACGTTAACCCTGATGGCAGCGTAGTCTGCTACACGGACCGGGGCTCGCAATACGTCAACATCCGCTACACCGAGCAGTTGGCCGATGCAGGCATAGAGTGACCTGCCCCCTCCTTGCTGGACCAGCGTGGCCAGCGTGAGGCGTTCTTCGGGCTGTAAATGCGTGTATCCAAGTTCAGGTGTAGCACATCAGGTTTGAGACCGCCCACTTCAGGTCTGGGATCGCCGAGGTTGATTGTAACGGCTTCACTAATTAAAAAACCGTGATTTTATAAATGTGCTTGCGGATTTTTTGGCCCGAGCAGCATATTCATTTGGAGTGGTTCTTAAAGATATTCCTGGCTGATCTATTTTGTACTCGCCTATGGTGGTTATATAGTCCGCTTCATCAAAATCTATACCGTTTTTTGGAAGCCAGTCCAGTGATTTTAACCACTCATGGAGGACTGATAAGTCGTTGAACTCCGACATGCCCACGTCAAAGATATTTCTATTTATTATGGGAATTTCAGAATTAAGTGATTCTATGCCAGAGTAGCCTTCAATCAATACCAATCCAACTACATGCCACTCCCCATTTTTAGGGGCCGGAATTTCATGGCTGAATATTTTTTCCAGAAAATAATTAAGGTTGTTTTTGAAGAATATCAATGCGCTTGTGCATTGCGAAACTTTTTTCCTGCACTCATTTGCTCTATTTAATATCTCTCGCACGTCACCAGGTTGAATCATCCAGCGCAATTCTCCAATTAAAATTGTTGAGCTGACCTCGTCGACTATTAGCAAATCTAACTCACGTTTCTTGCTGCCAAAAGAAATTATGCAATTGGTTTTTAAATATCTCCATTTATTTTGAAAATCTTTTTTTATCGAAGCGGTCATCGCTGATTCAAAGGCTTTGCTTTGATCATCAAAATTTTTTGCATCTACGCGAGCCTGCAGAGAAAGGAGGTTTCGCCTGTGATTGCTAAGCATGAAGAGCAGGGTGGGTAAAAGATAAAATTCACCAATAGGAATTATAGGCTGCAAAGCCGGATCCGGAAATTTTGTGTTATTTCCAAATGTCAAAAACTTTATAAATTTCAATATTATTGAATTGTCCAGCTGCGTCATGCTGGAAATATCGCGCAAAAGATCGGCTTTACTTATTTTTAAAACCAAACTTTCTAAGCCGCCGCCTTTTAATCCTACTTTGGAGGCCCAGAATTGAATAACTATAAAATGATAAATGCAGCGAATATGAAGAGCGTTAATCAGTAGCTCAGTATTTTTAATTCCTCCCCAATCGAAAATCCAATCAGGCGGCAATATGCCCCCTTCGCTTGCTAAACTCAGGCTAAGACCATAAGCATACCCAGGATGAAAATCATAAGAAATCAATAATTTCTTATAAGAGACTTTTTTAATTATTAGGTCTACCGTTGGCGGATGATCCCCTTTCATCCAAGATAACAGTCTTGGGATGAAAGTTATGCCTTCAATACCATGGCTTAATAGCTCAAATGCGGCGTACCTGGCTTCTACATCGGGCTGGTGCAGTACCTTAATGTTTGTTCCATTGCAATTTAAACTGACGGATTTGCCACGGAAAGATCCAAAAATTTTCTGTGCCGTTGCGTAGACCTCGCCAGCATTTAAAAGCTCATGGGACCGAAGATATGAGGGAGCGTCTACTTTTCGAGGGCATAATTGATTTTTGTCGTCGTTGTATTGTTCTCTTACTCTCGATATTGCATTTCGGAGCGCGTAAATATCTCTACCTCCAAAGCTGGAGAATTTCATTAACTGTTGCGGAGTTTCTACCTGCATCAGACTTAATCTTAGTCGATCTTCGTAGCAAGTTAGAAGGTGCCAAAGCGAAGAGCTGTAGCGGGTTGAAGGAAAATCAGTAGATTGAAAAATCGTGTCAATCGAATTTTCAGCTTGCTCAATTATTTGTAGGTCGTTCAATACATCATTTTTCATTGGTGGCTCCAGAATTTCCGCTGAGTTATTTTTTGATCTAGATCGGCACTTAAATGGGAACGCTTTCAGTAACGGTGCTTGTTTGCTCTATGCCGTCCATATGAATAATCTCACCCAAAGCAAAAGCTAACAAAATGATTGCATCGATAAAAACCCGCCGGTTCGATACCATAATCTGCTGTGATATACTTAGGGAATTTCTGCACGAATTGCACCGGACTTTGGTGACCTGCTTCCCAAGTGTTCGAATTCCAGCGCGAACCACAAGAAATCAACGACATACAAGCTATAAAAAGACTGATAGGGGCCGCAGCGGTGGTTCATGATATTTCGTTTCGATTCGTGCAGAGGTTCCCTAGCTGGACTAAAGCCAGAAGCGCAACACATGTGTTGTGAATGAACGAGAGTAGCATGCTGCGAACTACGGATGCGTAACTCCCGGTAGGCAGCCAGCGGAGATCTAAGCCCAGGCATAGCGGGGTCGGCCGTTGAACTCATCGACGATGGCATCGAGCTGGGCCTTGCTGTAGCCCGAGAGGGTCGTGCTGACGTGCTCCCCGATAGCCGTATCACCCGAATGGAAGTGAGGTCCGTCAACTCGGAGAATGACGGACATGAGGAAGAGTCGATTCACTGCAGCAGCAGATCATCGGTTTCCTGAAGCAGGCTGAGGCGGGCTTGGCGGTCAAGGAGGTCTGCCGGCAGAGCGGCTTCAGCGAGCCCACGTTCTACAAGTGGCGTGCCAAGTAAGGCGGCATGGATGCCGAGGAAAGCGCGGCGCCTGAAGGAGCTGGAGGTCGAGAATGCCCGGCTCAAGAAGCTGCTGGCTGAGGCCCACCTGGATCTCGAAGCCCAACTGGAGTCCTGTTGAAGATCTGTTCTGTTCAGGCTGCCACCATAACGTGAGCGCGTTTCGCATCTTCAAGCGCACTTCTTCCAAAGGACGCAGGTCTGTCGTTAGCCACGACTCCACGGGGCCAGTTAATCGTCAACCCGTGCAATTCCATAAGGAGTGCGCGCGCCTCATGCGACCGGGCGCCTTGCTTGAAGCTGTTTCTCGCTGCTTTTGCGCGTCCCTCGTCCGATCAAGGCTGCCTTGGCATTACTTACCATGAAGCCGTTTTCCCTGGCGCGCTTCTAGAATGGGCCGATGCCCACATCCGTCGCCCTTGAACGCTTCATGCATGCCCAGGAGCCTGTCTGGAGCCGGGTATCGTCCGAACTGAAAGCAGGGAGTAAGCGCTCCCACTGGATGTGGTTCATCTTTCCCCAGGTCCACGGCCTGGGCCGCAGCGGCATGGCCCAACGCTACGCCATCCAGTCCCGGGCGGAGGCCGCGGCCTACCTGGACCATCCCGTGCTCGGCGAGCGCCTGCGCGAGGCCTGCCGCGTCCTGCTCGGCCTGGACGAGGGCCTGTCCGCCCATGGGATCTTCGGTTCCCCGGACGACATCAAGCTCCGCTCCAGCATGACGCTGTTCGCCGAGGTGGCCGGGCCGGGCAGCTGTTTCGATGCCGTGCTGGCCCGGTACTTCGGTGGCGGCAAGGATGCGCGCACGCTGGATCTGCTCGGCCCAAGTGCCTGACGCCGCAACGGCGTCAGGCGTCATTGCCGGAAGGCTGCCCCAGCAGGCGCGGAGCCCGGGTGGCCCCGGGGGCCGTCCTGCTCACAGGCTCTTCAGCGGCACCACGTCCTTGCCCTTGAAGGTGTACACCGTCACCGCCGACGACTTCAGGTCGTGCTTCGCGTCGTACGAGAACTCGCCCGTCACGCCGGCGTATTTGCCGTTGGCGATCGCCTGGGCGATCTTCTTCGTGTCAGTGGTGGACTGGGCGGATTCCATGGCGTTGGCCAGCAGGTGCATGCCGTCGTAGAAGGCCGCGGCGTAGGTGAGCGGGTCGCGCTTGTATTCGGCGCGGTAGCGCTCGGCGAATTTCTGGCCCTTGTCGCTCTTGTCCAGCATCGAGCCACCCTGGGTGCAGAAGACGTTCAGGTCGCCCGTGAGCTGCGCGAGGTTGGCGGTTTCGGTAGAGCAGATGCCGTCGCCGCCGAGCAGGGGACCGGTGATGCCGAAGGCGCGCATCTGCTTGAGCAGGGGGCCGCCCTGGGGCGAATAGCCGCCGTAGAACACGGCCTCGGCCTTGGCGCCGCGGATGTTGGTCAGGATGGCGCTGAAATCCGTGGCCTTGTCGGTGGTGAATTCGGTGGCCACGACCTGCAGGCCCAGGCGCTTGGCTTGCGCCGTGAATTCGCGGGCGACGCCCTGGCCGTAGGCGGTGCGGTCGTCGATCACGGCCACCGTCTTGAGCTTCAGGTCCTGCGCCGCGTAGGTGGCCATCTTGGTGCCCAGCTGGTTGTCGCTGGCGCCGATGCGAAACAGCGTGCCGTAGCCGAGTTCGGTGATCTTCGGGTTGGAGGCCACGGTGAGCGTGAGGATGTCGGAGTCGTTCAGCACCCGTGCGGCGGGCACCGTGACGCCCGAGTTGTAGGGGC comes from the Paracidovorax avenae ATCC 19860 genome and includes:
- a CDS encoding branched-chain amino acid ABC transporter substrate-binding protein; protein product: MSKTQTIFRLTAMALGLACAAAHAQAQERVRIGFMSPVTGPQAANGGDNRDGALLAIKELNAKGVKVAGKPVVFELDINDDVADPKQGVQVAQTLADKKIRFVLGPYNSGVTVPAARVLNDSDILTLTVASNPKITELGYGTLFRIGASDNQLGTKMATYAAQDLKLKTVAVIDDRTAYGQGVAREFTAQAKRLGLQVVATEFTTDKATDFSAILTNIRGAKAEAVFYGGYSPQGGPLLKQMRAFGITGPLLGGDGICSTETANLAQLTGDLNVFCTQGGSMLDKSDKGQKFAERYRAEYKRDPLTYAAAFYDGMHLLANAMESAQSTTDTKKIAQAIANGKYAGVTGEFSYDAKHDLKSSAVTVYTFKGKDVVPLKSL
- a CDS encoding DUF1810 domain-containing protein; translation: MPTSVALERFMHAQEPVWSRVSSELKAGSKRSHWMWFIFPQVHGLGRSGMAQRYAIQSRAEAAAYLDHPVLGERLREACRVLLGLDEGLSAHGIFGSPDDIKLRSSMTLFAEVAGPGSCFDAVLARYFGGGKDARTLDLLGPSA
- the pal gene encoding peptidoglycan-associated lipoprotein Pal — protein: MINLPFKRISLALTVAALMAGCSSGVKLEDVPVENKGATSTAPNGANSNGNSQSGVAPVDLNQSARDAAGPVGVARIVYFDFDSYVVKPEYQSLIEQHARFIKASQGRKVMIEGHTDDRGGREYNLALGQKRAEAVRRALGLLGVPDGQMEAVSFGKEKPAVQGNTEDAFSQNRRVELSYR
- a CDS encoding tRNA threonylcarbamoyladenosine dehydratase; its protein translation is MSTPVQQHVLGEPPETAQPSALPPPGPGPGEHNTFPLDADLARRFAGLERLYGVEGAARIRAAHVAVIGVGGVGSWAVEALARSGVGRLTLIDLDNVAESNVNRQIHALSTTVGQAKVEAMRDRIALIHPGCEVHCIEEFVEPGNWPAILPEGVDAVIDACDQVHAKTAMAAWALRLRRGHHRFISVGAAGGKRLAHKVDIDDLSRTTHDPLLAQLRYRLRKQHGAAREGRRIGITCVFSREAVAPPHASCAMETGADGTLNCHGYGSVVSVTATFGQCAAGWVLDRLAESGSGPKVAL
- the ybgF gene encoding tol-pal system protein YbgF, whose amino-acid sequence is MAIPTVQQRTRERVRKAAALAALSLAAGFGATASHAALFEDDEARRAILELRQRVDALQQQLGGDQRRSSDETSQMRRSLIDLQSQIETLRSEQASLRGQNEQLQRDVADLQRRQKDIAQGVDERLKQFEPAKVTMDGQEFQADPAEKRDFEAALAVFRSGKFPDAVSAFGNFLRQYPRSGYMPSARFWLGNAQYATRDYKEAINNFKALLAASPDHARAPEAALSIANCQIELKDTRAARKTLEDLLRAYPQSEAAAAAKERLARLK